The Prochlorococcus marinus str. MIT 9301 genome segment CAAATTAAGAAAAAAGTAAATCAGCATATTTACGGATTTACTGAAAATATAAAAAGGAGTAATTTATAAATGTTGAGTTCGGAGGCAATCTAAATGATTGATAGTCCGCCTGAAATTTAGCAAATTCCAAAATATAGGAAGCGTATTCCTGAGAATGGGATTATTCGAAAATTCAAGTTCAATCAATTAGTCTGATAAGACTTCGCTTTATAATTACTAGCGACAAAAGGGACTGAAATTATCGAGAGAAATCCCCGAATTCACGTATTCTAGGTTTATGAGTAAATAGACTTTAAAATATGTAATTTTATATCCTGTTAGAAGGAAATCAAATATCAAAAAGGACTGTATCCCCAGTCCTTTTTTTTTAATAAATTACTTCTAAACTAGACTTTTTTTTCGATAGTATGGATTTATTAAGTGTTTAAAAATATTTCACAATGAAAGATCAAGTCTTGTTTCCTAAAATTGAAGTTCGTGAAAAGGGTTTTTTACAAGTAAGTGATATTCATACGATTTATTGGGAAAGATCAGGCAACCCAAATGGTAAAAAAATACTAGTTATTCATGGAGGCCCAGGAGGAGGAAGTCAACCAAGATATAGAAGATACTTTGATCCAGATAAATTCGATATTATTCAATTTGACCAAAGAGGTTGCGGTTCTTCAACTCCTTTCTCAGAATTAAAAGAAAATTCGACTAATCATTTAGTTGAGGATATTGAGAAATTAAGGATTTTATTAAAAATAGATAGTTGGCATTTGTTTGGTGGATCTTGGGGCTCAACACTTTCACTTATATATGCAATTAAAAATCCCTCTAGAGTTATAAGCTTAACTTTGCGAGGAATATTTTTATGTAGAAAGTTTGAATTATTGTGGTTCTATCAATATGGTGCAAGTGAGATATTCCCTGATGAATTTGAAGAATATATTTCTGTGATACCAAAACAAGAAAGAAATGATTTGATAACTTCTTTTTATAAATATCTAACATCATCAGATGTAAATCTTAGATCAAAAGCAGCAGCAGCTTGGACAAAATGGGAACTCTCAACAAGTCATTTAATAAATAAAAAATTTGATTTTGATAAGTCTGAAGTTAATTCTTTTTCAGATGCCTTTGCAAGAATCGAATGTCATTATTTTATTAATAATATTTTCTTAGAGGATGATTTTATTTTGAAAAATATAAAAACAATAGAATCGATTCCAACAAAAATAATTCAGGGTAGGTATGACGTTGTGTGTCCTGTTAGGAGTGCTTGGGATCTAAATAAAAAATTAAAGAATTCTGAATTAATTATTGTTGATGATGCTGGTCATTCAATGAGTGAAAAGGGCATTACTAAAGAATTAATAAAAGCTATAAAAGGAATTCAAAATCTCTAAAAGAGAAAATATTCCTTTAAAAATTAAAGGCCATTATCTTCAATATTTTGTGCAATACTCCTAAGAAGTTCGACGATATCAGAATCTTCGCATTGAGTATCTTCTTTGAGCAAAATGCATTCATCTCTAATACTTACATTAGTACTCCACCATATACCAGAACTATTGGTATCGTCCCATTGAAATCTTTCAGACATAATTAATAAAATCTAATAAATACATTAAAGCTTGCATTAGTTCATCGTGGAATTATTTATTTAATTTCAAAATTTAAAAAACTTTCCTAGGCGATAAAAGGAAACTGGAAATTTCTGACAATAAAATTTAGAAATCTAATTTCAGTTCGTATTGTTTTTCCTTTTCCTTAGAAACATTTTTTTTATTATTTATGTTTTTTCTAGGCCTTTTTCTTGAGCCATGCTTTAAATAAATTTCTTTTGAGATATCCCAATATCCATCCTTTTTAGTGATTTCCTGAATTTTCTTCTTTGCAGTTCTAGTGCTAATTGGGATGTCAATTATTGGTCTTATGTAATTAATTTTTTCATATTCTTCTTGATTAAATATAGATAGTAGCCATGGTTCATGAATGAAATTAAGTGATATATCTTTTAATTCTGGTATCCATTTTTTTATAAATTTACCTTGAGGATCATGATCTTTTCCCTGCTTAATAGGATTATAAATTCTATTCGTATTTATAGACGTAGTTCCAGATTGCATTTGGCATTGGTTCCAATGTATTCCAGGCTCATAATCTACAAATTTATTTGCTAATTCAGAACCTGAATCTTGCCATGGTAGCCATAAATTATAGCTAGCAAAAGACATTAACATCGCTCGCATCCTGAAGTTAATCCATCCATT includes the following:
- the pip gene encoding prolyl aminopeptidase, which gives rise to MKDQVLFPKIEVREKGFLQVSDIHTIYWERSGNPNGKKILVIHGGPGGGSQPRYRRYFDPDKFDIIQFDQRGCGSSTPFSELKENSTNHLVEDIEKLRILLKIDSWHLFGGSWGSTLSLIYAIKNPSRVISLTLRGIFLCRKFELLWFYQYGASEIFPDEFEEYISVIPKQERNDLITSFYKYLTSSDVNLRSKAAAAWTKWELSTSHLINKKFDFDKSEVNSFSDAFARIECHYFINNIFLEDDFILKNIKTIESIPTKIIQGRYDVVCPVRSAWDLNKKLKNSELIIVDDAGHSMSEKGITKELIKAIKGIQNL